AAGTACAAAATTTAAGTAGAAGAGGTATCAGGGAACCATGGCTCGAAGGCCAAGGAACCAGTTACTTACATCCTGAAGGAACCGAAATCCTAAGGCCGTGGAATCATTTAGGTCCAAGAGGAACCATGGCCTATGGGACAAGGAATAATTCCTATCATCGTGGAAACGTGGTATCAAACAACCGAGCATATATAAGAGAAGGAACCATGGCACGAGGTCCAGAAAGCAAGACTCGCCAGCAAAGGAACAACACTTCATGATCGAGGAACATGTTTTCTCCAGCATATTTTCCGGTTGGACCAAAATCTTGTGGGAAAACCAGCCCCCATTGCATGGTATTATATTCAGTCATATTGGCCAGTTGGGCCAACAACCTGCGGGGGAATGGGTCATTTGTTTAGAGTAAAAACTAATTTGGCCCaataatttatcatttcatCCATAAGAATTTTAATGATGGACCTCGATGGATTAAAGCCCAAGAAGGCTACAGAAACTGTAACATTGTGTTTGGCAACCAGGATTTGTGGGAGTATTTCATGAgatttggatttcaaaatcctatttttactgtttggcaagatgttaaaaaaaaaGGATTCAGATTTGCTTAGGATTTCATGGGATTTCAACAAGTATATCCAAATCTCgtcaaatttgataagatttggtgggaattggattttaaaaacataaaattacttTTTTATCCAGCACATCATTCTCCACCAAAAGTTTCTAAATGGTTAgactttttttccttttaaatttttttagaagTTGAAAGATttcgtttaaattttataaattttttgtgttatttacggattaatataataaaaattatagtaaTTATCAAAGCCTCTTTTTacgttaaataattaatttcatgttaaagtttgaagttgtttgatgaatttttaattattattttatgtgcactatgattaataaataataattaatttttgaatttacaaatACAAATAATAGAGACGAATTATTAATTTCTAAACTTTTTTACTTACTTAAGTTTATATGATTTCTAAGGGtagtttagtaaaattttaaaatttcaaattcgaatcctTTTTTTTCTAAACAAGAAATGGATTTGTAAataccatttttaaattttaaaccaaacaccAAATAGAATTTCAAATACTTGAATTCCAAATCCCACGATATCTTCTCAAATCCTGGTTGCCAAACACACAGTAAAGAGTTGGTCAACTTCTTCCAAGGAGCATAATGCAAGTAATGGGATGGTGGAGTTGGGCACTCTGGAAATCTTTGACAATCTAGGAAGTAGGAACCAAGCGGAGAAAGAGGAGAAGACCAAGTCAAAGCGGTTTTAGGTTAGCGAGGCTTTTAGTGGAGTTCGACACTTGGGGAAACAGCTCGAGCTTAGATTTCAGTATGCAACTTCAGTTTCAATCTTTAGATTCCTAGTTCATACCATTTTAGTTATATTTTTCTAGCATTAATCTAGTTCCTTCAGCTTATTTTTCAACTTTTCTTTATTGTATAAATGTTCTTTTAAATTCTTAGTGATATGATCTTGTATTTTTATCATTCATAGAATTTATTACATTGGTTATATTTCACTTAGTTGCATCCAAATCCTAGGAGGTTAAAACATAAGGCCGAATCGGAACTCACGTTGTCTTATTAGAAGTTAGATTTGcgcacttttttttttatcacattTTGGCACGATCTGTACATGGCACACCCGCACGCAAAAATCCGAGCCAAACAATATGATTGAATTTTTGTTTAAATGGTAGACAGTAGATGAATTACATAGTCGTGGACTATAGGATCATAGTTTTGATCtgaatattaaaagatttattAATCTTTCATAACCATTTTTTTCCGAACTAAAACCGAAAACATcataaattacaaaaataagCGTGTATATAAACTAAATCAACGTTCCAAAACATCATCAGACTACACTTCTAACTCACTATATTTCGTTACATGTAGAATTCTGAGACTGAAAAACAATATTATTCTTATCTCACAGGATTAAGCTGTGGGTGATGTTGAGTTCTTGGAGAGAGTGGAAGGATCCGAAGCCTTGGAGAGAGTGGAAGCATTTGAAGCCATTATGCTTCTCGAGTTCGAGCTCTGACCCGAGGAAGAATCGGTGAAGAATACTATGTTCTCTTCACTTTCAACAAAATGTTGGAGCGATCGAGGATCGGGGGCAAGTTAACATCCATAACTCCCTCAAGAATCTGAACCACCTGACCTATAGAAGGTCTGATATTTTCATCTTCTTGAATACACCAGCAAGCAATTTTGCAAATCTTTAGAACCTCTTTGGCTTCTGCGATTCTTGAGAGTGCAGGGTCTAATAGGCTCAGCGTGTCGCCTCCTTGTACGATTAGAGTGGAAGCCAATGAAGGGAAAAACTTGGACTTTTCGCTCTCGGAAAGCTCAGAGTTTCGCCTACCAGAGACTAGTTCAAAAAGCATCATTCCATAGCTGTAAACATCGGCTTTGGCCGTTATGGCAACACCTGATATCCACTCTGGTGCGAGATAGCCTCTTGTCCCTCTGAAGGTTGTCAGAACCCTGCTAAAATCACGCCCCATGAGCTTCGCCAAACCGAAATCTGCCACCTTGGGACAAAGTTCGGCGTCCAGGAGaatattttcgggttttatatCACAGTGAATGATGCAGTCCCGGCATTTCTCGTGGAGATACGACAACCCTCTAGCGATACCTAGGGCGATTTGGTACCGTGTTGTCCAATCCAAAACCTTAGACGTTTCTTTTAAGTTAAAAAGATGAGTATCCAAGGAGCCATTTTCCATGTAGTCGTAGACCAACAGTTTCTTATCGGCTTCGGAGCAAAAACCACGAAGTCTTACAAGATTCACATGCTGAATTGTCCCGATTGTGCTCACTTCTGTCCGGAATTGCTTCTCCCCTTGGATGATACTCTCTAGCTTCTTGACAGCGATCACAGACGAGTCGGGTAAAGTCCCTTTAAAAACAGATCCAAATCCCCCTCCCCCCAACTTATCTGAGAAGTTTTTGGTGGCGTTTTGCAAGTCTTTGTATCCAAATGCCGTCAAAGATCCCTCCACTGCTTTTGAAGTTCCAACTTTTTGCCGTCTTCGTCTCCACACAATAGCCAAGATGACAGCTAAAATGACTAGTGCAGCAGCAACAGAGCCCGCGATAGCGCCCAAAACAACTCCCTCGTTACTTTTGCCAGAAAACACCGAAGAATCTGCGGCAAGTTTGATGTAAATTGTTCTTCCTCTGCTATCTCCTTCATTCAGTTGCTGCAGCTTCAGAAGCTCTCCGATCCAAATAGAACATACATTATCACCAAAACTGTAAGCCGAACATGAGCAGTTATTTAAGCAGGAAGATTCGCATTCGCCCTCATTTCCAACAGTCAAAGCTTGAGCGTTATGGGTAGAATCACATAATTATTCATCAAGAATCTATCTCTCTTCCCATTAGAAGTACCATTGTTCTCACATTGCAAATTTATCTCCCTCACACAACCACCAGAATAATCATTCAAAGCCCAATCACTTTCAGATTTATGTTCAAATCCCTTCAAGCAATCACAAAAGGGCGATGAGTTCTCATTGCAGCTACCAAATCCTCCACAAAAGGCATAAACCTCGCATTGCTGTCTTGGTTGAGACCAAAACAAAATCCAGTTCGAATTATCAATCCAATTATATTGCTTGATTTGCCCAGATATATCCATTACGAATCTTGATATACTAGAAGGATTATAAACTGAATATGTGAAATAACTCACAGATACATTTTCGACATaactaaaattatatatataatttgaccTCATTTCAGGTACTTggataaaaatatgattattcCAAGTCCCACTGGTCCAATACTGTACAGTTCTATTCCACCTAATTATGTATTCCTTGCTACTCGGAACAAGTTCAAGAGAATAAAGCCCAGGAGCAGGATCGTCGTTATTTTTCCAAGAAATCAGAAGTTGGCTCTTTTTTGTTATATTATTATAAGCAAGCTTGCCACCAGGCAACCATGTGTGAGTGGGGTTATCAAAACTTTCCCAAATCGTAAAGTTAGAGAACCCGTCTCTCAAAACCAAGTTACCTTCATCAAGAAGAACTGCCACCACAGAATTACTGGTGGCGTTCAGATCAGTGgaccaaattttttttactgGCCCATCCAAGAGTACCAAATTACCATCCAAAATCTTGAGTTGTGCAGAATCTTTTTTTGAAAGAGGGGTTTCTCTGTTCGCAACCCAAACTACGGTTTGTTGGCTGACCTTTGCGTACCATATTCCTAGGTAATACTTGGAAGAGTTACCTGGACTGAAGATCCCCAGTTCGAAGTTCCCACCTGCAGAGACTACGGTTTGATTCCCATACAGAGTTTCGTTTGCTGAAATGGTGTCGGCTGCAACACAAAGAATACTGGTGAATAAAATTGGTACTGAAAACAAACAAAGAACCGTTACATAATTGTTCTTGATCATCATTTCTGACTGCAGAATATGATAGAAACTGgaaaataatcaataaaaatatCTCCTTTTTTTTCACATCAAGAACGGCTATGGTAAGTAAAGATCAAGATTGGTATGCGAGCGGACTTGTTATCAACGTTAATGGCCATTTTGTCCAAGTTCAGTCATTCTTTGGATCCTTAGAGTCAGCTCTACGCCGCCATCCCAGTCCTCACGTCTCGcagaaaaaattattaaaattataaaaaaaatgataataaataGATCATGactcaaaattaaaattttatggtATTTATAACTAAATTCACAAAAaatacaaatataaaatatcaaaaaattaaattttttttttgggaaattaCATGCTACATGATGACCACATTTTTGGGGAGATTTATTCATAGTTTCGAGAATGACTGATTCAGCGGTAGATGGGATGTTCTTATATTGAATCGATCAAAATAACAGACTAAGGCAACAGTACTTTGATAACTACTAACGATTTCGGTCGACCTTGCCCGCAGAGGTCGATCCAACGGCTCGAATTTTTTCGagtcattatttttttttttacatggagGTGGGTCCGGATCACTAATGTGGAGTGATCCGGACCGTTCATTGCTCGTGCAGCAGTACCTGCACGGGTAGGATGAAACAAACCCTATTAACGTAAGCGGACTCCATAGAAGTTCTAAAAAATTGACCGTAAATAATCTGAACAAATTCATAATTCACGTGAGAAATCATATCCAAATGTGTATATATCATGATTGGATTTAGCTGTTCATCTTCTAACATTAGTCCGACGGCATTTTTTGTCTGATTATAGTACTTCTGAAAAAGTTTTaacaaaaaattatgatttttttactatttattatattattataaaataaaatacaaaatttaaaaaatttgtgttATGCTAAAGAGAATtgttctttttatttattataaattccAGCTACAAGATTTCATGAATGCGAACGTGATCGAAATTGAGAACGAAAATGTTGTTTGAATAAGGCCATAACTTTTctgttgaatttatatttttgttatCTTTTGTAAAGTTAATGATCGTATACATTTTTAttacattaaataaaatataatgatgatattatgattcgAGACCCACATGTtttatcaataataataataataatttatgtttaaaaaCCTTTTCCGCAGGTAGAATTCATTTTATaatgtttaaataaaaattcattttgttAATTAAAGTACACAACTATATCAGGAATATTCTCATATCAGAGAACGTAAGATTTTACACAGAcaaattgtattttttaaaaaaaagtgaaTGTGGCAACATGCTGACGAGCTATTTAAGGcgtattaaaaaaattagaaaccaGAATTTTGCATCATTGCTTTTATGAGGTTAAACACTGAATTTATACCTTAtaatacaaataaaataaattgaggAAAAAGTAGACTCGAGCCTGTTTAATTTTGAATAAACCGTGTTAAAAAATCTAAAATCCTTCAATGATACGCAAACATCAACATTTGGTTTCTTTAGCTTATGATTTTTTAATCTTATTTCTCAATTGTAACAATTAAAAGAGTAGTTCTctcgtgaaacggtctcacagaCCTATATCTATGAGACGAGTCGACCTGATCCATATCTatcatgaaaattaatatttgtgGCATAAAATGTAATATCTTTTCATGAGTTGGGTCGAGTCAAATATCTTTTTCACgaaatccgtgagacgatctcacaagagtttttgtctaattaaaatacatttttattttattctatTGAAATTGAAGGTTTTTCGAAGATTATGCACATGATTACAATTTAATGTGGTCGGAAACTATTTCTTCTTCTTGGATtctaattaatataaaaaaatgaaatttattatattcATCGATTGGGTGAGTTTGCTAGGCAATCTATCATAAAGATATGTATACTTTTCTTGTGAATGTTTTTGACTTGATGGCATGAGCTCGGGTGGCCTGACCTGCAATATGAATACTTTGGACTAGGTAGGTTGACCTCATGAGGCATGGCCTGTGAGTACTCTAGACTGGTATGGTGAGCTCAGGCCAGATGATCTGGATACACTCTACAAAAAAATTCCATTGGGCGCCGAAATGGTTTTCTACGTGGTCACTCTGACGCTTAAGTCAGTACATGACACACTAAGTAGAGAGAGAATTTATTGAATGCAGTAGAATGCAATAATCCATGTCCCAAATGAATGAGAAAATCTGGGTATTTATAAGGAAGAAGATGACCGCGATTGTAGCGCATGGACACTGTTTCTAATTAGACATCTACACATACCATGCCTTCTGAAAATACCCATATTGTCCCTAAACTTATCATGGGCACTAATTGTCATGTTAATGATTATGAATATGGTGACCCATGCTTATGAGTCCCGCTCCCATCTCCTAATGGTTGGTCTGAGAAGGAGATAACCGACCTGCGCAGTTCTTGCTGGTGACCGGGTAAGGTGAGCCCAAGTCGGATGGCCTGGAAACTTGGAGAGAACATACTCCTAGATTACCGTGGACAAGGTCCAAGATCACTTAacgtgtagtagcccgaatgccgaattgggtaattaacggattaatggtgattaatcatgatcggaaggtccgaagatggttcggaagcaccgaagagttcggaaggtccgaagtgagatcggaggatccgatcattaggtgtcaagagttgatcgacacgtgggagttcggacgttccgaagtgtaggttcggtggatccgatcatgaggtgtcaagagcagctggacacgtgcatgttcggacggtccgaagtgtatgatcggaggatccgatcatgagctgtcaagagccagtggacacgtagcgttcggacgttccgaagtggtgttcggaggatccgaacatggcctataaatagtggtcggatttcctcattttgactcgccaattcagagagttccatagcatttcagtcgtttctgacaggttctagtcttgttccgagatttgggcactagcggggagctgctggtcttgtagcagagctgtgctctagttgggagctagcggcatcagcgggctagcgacggacgaaggtttggaattttatcagtatttatctcaggattatctagttaagtctggtagataagtttagtgatggttttcacttgatgaataggcttggattagacctgttgtctggttgttccagtggattaggattgctgtgatagaggtacgaaagtactatccgagatatcctggttgagtatacattcatatatgtgttgcatgattatgtggtgcattgatatatgtcatatgatgcatgctattatgtcacgtttattactgcacgttgcatttcatgttgagccgtatctccttcgagatagcctttgctgttgagctgtatctctttcgagataagctatatcttggggccgctcagccctgtcttgtggacgcatggacaccgagagtacacagtggccgacgggtcgggagggcttcggtggtccgggacattttaggtccacgtctgtcttgtagtggatgcagtgacccagaggttggaccgcgcggcactatccacttggcgcctctagactgagcattgttgagatccttttgtgattcctgtttcttgactaccccggtatcatgatcatagcatgtgcatttcatataggtctgtatactcatacttttgtactgggcgttcttatcgctcacgtcctcggttttgtttatcttggacaccccattccctcggggcaggtctcaggttggatggttccggaggagcaggaggaggacgttgagtagcctgttggtttagtttcggtatcatttgattcgatatggttgtaccagatattctttaccttattttgagttgttctagacttcgattgggttgtataaccattattttgttgacttttccgctattatctctgattagtaattattaagttaattgcatgcttagttttcaattagtaggtgattctggaacgggtcactacatttatggtatcagagcatgcgtatgattttgggatatagattttgttttgggatttccgttgaccatttttccctattctatcttgtagcgatggctgaccattttgatgacgggagtagtcaggggagtgtaggtcgatggggtgaccaggatgatcttaggcgtcaccatgagcatcgtcatcgtcgggatggtcctaggcgtttcgatatgcatcgtttcatgcagatggggcctaagcctttagttggcggtgagactcccgatgatgcggaggattggttagagcgcatggagagttgtttccgcgcattccagtgcaccgatgagcagaagatggagacccttagttttcttcttgagggccgtgctcgcaggtggtggcgatcgacttctgcgccgatagttcagtctcagggtagagcgacttgggccgatttccgtgcagcgttcatgcagctgtactttcctccagcccttcgccaggccaagacgattgagctcttgaacctgaagcaggggagtatgtctgttgatgagtatcagcagaaattctttgagttattacccttcgctcctcatatcagtggcagttctgaggccaagtatgatcatttcctccagggccttaatcaggagatctttgatcgagtcactgtctgtgataatcctacttcgtacgatgggttggtgaaccggtgtcgtcaagcagagatcagtctccagcgtggtagggctattctttcttctagacctccgagtactttgaggcctcgatctcagtcgttcaagaaatctggttcgtcttcttctggatctagatctcgatctagcggtgttttccgctttggtaagaagaaggagtcttgtgcgcattgtgggaagaaccatccatcggagcaatgccgagtagccgcaggagcttgttatcagtgcggagagatggggcatattaagaagaattgtcctcagttgcgaggtggagcaggatctggttctggatctcaggcgactgttcagcagaggaggcagggtcaggcagtgggtagttcgaatcttcgacctcgtgcccaaggtcaagtttttgcgttgaaccaggatcaggctgcagacgagaccgagagagtcatagcaggtactttttgtttatgcggtattcctgcttttgttcttatagataccggagcatctcattcattcatttctgcacgattcgttaaacgtcataagttaccgcatgtttctctagatgtcattctttctgtttctaccccgatgggtcattcggttttagccaagcgtctagtgatgggttgtcctttagattttgagggtaacgagttgactgcgaatcttatgattctggagatggaagattttgattgtattttgggtatagacattttgactacctaccgagctactgtggattgttaccagaagcttgttcagtttcgtacgactgagagctctagttggtttttctatggtgagggagcgcgacctccgatgccagtagtatctgctctgaaagcctgtcgtgctttagaggcgggcggggaaggctacctcatctatacaattgatacgtccacaggtagtgttggtatagaggatattccagtggtttgtgaatttcctgatgtatttccagaagagattcctggttttcctccggttagagaagtggagtttggcattgaattaatgccagggactgcaccgatttctcgtgccccctatcgtctggctccgtcagagatgagagagctgaagcagcaattgcaggatcttcttgataaaggttatattcgcccgagtgtttcgccttggggagctccagtcttgtttgtcaagaagaaggatggatcgatgcggttgtgcattgattatcgccagctgaatcgggtgacgatcaaaaacaagtacccattaccccgtattgatgacttgttcgatcagcttcagggtacttctgtttactccaagatcgacttgcgatcaggttatcatcagatgagagtcagagatgatgatatttccaagactgcatttcgtactcgttatgggcattacgagtttctagttatgccattcggattgacgaatgcgccagcggtgttcatgaatctgatgaaccgagtcttccgagattttctggatcagtttgtggtggttttcattgacgatatcttgatctattctcatagtgtggaagagcatgtccagcacttgaggattgtgttgcagattcttcgcgagaagcaattgtatgctaagctgagtaagtgcgagttctggattgatcgtgtagtattccttggtcatgtgatttccaaggaaggaatttctgtggatcccagcaagattgaggcagtgctaaattggtcacgacctacgacggtggctgagatccgtagttttctaggtctagcagggtattatcgtcgcttcatcgtgaatttctcccaggtagttagacctttgacgcaacttactcggaaggatgttccatttgagtggtcatctgagtgcgaagatagtttcagagagcttcgtcgacttctgacttctgcacctgttttggcgttaccgtcaggatctgatggtttcagtgtttacaccgatgcctcttctcaaggcttagggtgtgtgttgacgcaaaacggtcatgtgattgcttatgcttccagacagctgaaatctcacgaggagaagtatcctactcatgatctagagttggcagctattgtgttcgcgctgaagatttggcgtcattacttgtacggggttaagtttgaaatctttactgatcataagagtctgaaatatctgttcactcaggctgagttgaacatgaggcaacgtcgttggatggatttgctgaaagattatgactgcgagatcaagtaccatccaggatctgcaaatctcacagctgatgctcttagtcgcaaagtgagagtttctgcacttcagaccagtgctatgattagtact
This Primulina eburnea isolate SZY01 chromosome 2, ASM2296580v1, whole genome shotgun sequence DNA region includes the following protein-coding sequences:
- the LOC140822790 gene encoding LOW QUALITY PROTEIN: G-type lectin S-receptor-like serine/threonine-protein kinase At2g19130 (The sequence of the model RefSeq protein was modified relative to this genomic sequence to represent the inferred CDS: inserted 2 bases in 2 codons), giving the protein MMIKNNYVTVLCLFSVPILFTSILCVAADTISANETLYGNQTVVSAGGNFELGIFSPGNSSKYYLGIWYAKVSQQTVVWVANRETPLSKKDSAQLKILDGNLVLLDGPVKKIWSTDLNATSNSVVAVLLDEGNLVLRDGFSNFTIWESFDNPTHTWLPGGKLAYNNITKKSQLLISWKNNDDPAPGLYSLELVPSSKEYIIRWNRTVQYWTSGTWNNHIFIQVPEMRSNYIYNFSYVENVSVSYFTYSVYNPSSISRFVMDISGQIKQYNWIDNSNWILFWSQPRQQCEVYAFCGGFGSCNENSSPFCDCLKGFEHKSESDWALNDYSGGCVREINLQCENNGTSNGKRDRFLMNNYVILXHNAQALTVGNEGECESSCLNNCSCSAYSFGDNVCSIWIGELLKLQQLNEGDSRGRTIYIKLAADSSVFSGKSNEGVVLGAIAGSVAAALVILAVILAIVWRRRRQKVGTSKAVEGSLTAFGYKDLQNATKNFSDKLGGGGFGSVFKGTLPDSSVIAVKKLESIIQGEKQFRTEVSTIGTIQHVNLVRLRGFCSEADKKLLVYDYMENGSLDTHLFNLKETSKVLDWTTRYQIALGIARGLSYLHEKCRDCIIHCDIKPENILLDAELCPKVADFGLAKLMGRDFSRVLTTFRGTRGYLAPEWISGVAITAKADVYSYGMMLFELVSGRRNSELSESEKSKFFPSLASTLIVQGGDTLSLLDPALSRIAEAKEVLKICKIACWCIQEDENIRPSIGQVVQILEGVMDVNLPPXPRSLQHFVESEENIVFFTDSSSGQSSNSRSIMASNASTLSKASDPSTLSKNSTSPTA